One genomic window of Hydra vulgaris chromosome 03, alternate assembly HydraT2T_AEP includes the following:
- the LOC136078177 gene encoding uncharacterized protein LOC136078177, with product MPGATCSITNCGTSRRTKGIGIFKLPYSNPADPAHQNWRSEWLNSITKGRVIDQQFKEQINSGKIYACEKHFKPDDFETHIGLKMTKKIMKNGAISTLLLPTKSCNLTSPKQRMPRKIILSETKEPIKYYNKLNDISIRIPKLKLLNGWITDVKEKEISILKNVSNQFVLPEFEITIDESLGYSLAVYGCMVPECHPIYSDYKRSMQNITVTNLIHVLESYQLCIGVPNHEKAASTIHHCIPFKINPHSWDTKSSPFNHMSYYRNINCDVLLKNSNRCKKCLLTNKSIIYSQIKKVKRHNEPAKLNAAISLTTPSRLKLTMQLHRLKCAQLQARIEAMKEELISSSVMMDCDLHSDFLSIISNTNHNISDFMNLFWQEQKKLFSVSPSEVRYHPMIIRYCLSIASKSPSAYQEIRDSKVLVLPSLRTLRDYKNCITPKAGFQEGIVAELCMQAEQYTKIERYIVLLIDEMSLKSNLVFDKNSHQLSGFVDLGDPDLNFATLQKCELATHALVFMVRGIAASLKFSIAYFTTITATAVQLFSLFWDSVCILEKRCNLYQVSVVADGASSNRTMIKFHHYMCGDMITPVIFKTINLYVKYRYIYFVADPPHLMKTARNCLLNSGAGKCTRYLWNNGKYLLWQHITQFYYEDFDNGLKLMPKLTNEHIHINSYSAMTVKLATQILSQTVASVLKTFGTEEHKETASFCEKMDMFFDCVNNKSLEEHKINIKPFLQKYTDQNDLRFNFLLNDFLDYFKDWKRSINERVDNTSSCQYSYEAKAKMFISHQTHEGLIMTCNSIVEVTRFLLAEGMSYVLTNRFCQDPLEKYFSAQRQIGRHSDNPDAKQFGYNSNAIRIQRSVSLNTGNTRGSYIKKKSLINVSEDLIPKRKRKKT from the exons ATGCCAGGTGCTACTTGTAGTATAACGAACTGTGGAACATCAAGAAGAACAAAGGGGATAGGAATATTTAAGCTTCCTTATTCAAATCCTGCAGATCCTGCTCATCAAAATTGGCGATCTGAATGGTTAAATTCAATAACTAAAGGACGTGTTATTGACCAGCAGTTTAAAGAGCAGATCAACTCTGGAAAAATTTATGCTTGTGAAAAGCACTTTAAGCCAGATGATTTTGAAACAC ATATTGGTCTCAAAATGacaaaaaagattatgaaaaaTGGAGCTATATCAACTCTACTACTACCGACAAAAAGCTGTAACTTAACTTCACCAAAACAAAGAATgccaagaaaaattattttatctgagACTAAAGAACCAATTAAGTACTATAATAAGCTTAATGACATTTCAATTCGAATTccaaaactaaaacttttaaatggtTGGATAACAGAtgtgaaagaaaaagaaatatctattttgaaaaatgtttcaaatcAATTTGTTCTTCCAGAATTTGAGATAACAATAGATGAAAGTTTAGGCTATAGTTTGGCAGTATATGGGTGCATGGTTCCTGAATGTCATCCTATTTACTCAGACTACAAAAGAAGTATGCAAAATATAACTGTGACAAATTTAATTCATGTGCTTGAAAGTTATCAATTATGTATAGGTGTGCCAAATCATGAAAAGGCAGCTAGTACCATACACCATTGTAtaccttttaaaataaatccacATTCTTGGGACACAAAATCATCACCATTTAATCATATGTCATACTATAGAAATATTAACTGCgatgttttacttaaaaactcaaacagatgcaaaaaatgtttattgacAAACAAATCAATTATTTATTCACAAATAAAGAAAGTTAAGCGTCACAATGAGCCAGCCAAACTAAATGCTGCTATCTCTTTGACAACACCATCGAGGCTTAAATTAACAATGCAGCTGCACCGTCTTAAATGTGCACAATTGCAAGCTAGAATTGAAGCAATGAAAGAAGAGCTTATTAGCTCAAGTGTGATGATGGATTGCGATTTACATAGTGATTttctttcaataatttctaatacTAATCATAACATTAGTGATTTCATGAATTTGTTTTGgcaagaacaaaaaaagttatttagtgTCTCTCCATCTGAAGTTAGATATCACCCAATGATAATAAGATACTGTTTATCCATAGCATCAAAATCCCCATCTGCATATCAAGAAATAAGAGATAGCAAAGTTCTTGTGTTGCCAAGCCTGAGGACACTCCgagattataaaaattgtattacgCCAAAAGCTGGGTTTCAGGAAGGTATTGTTGCTGAATTATGTATGCAAGCGGAACAGTATACAAAAATTGAAAGATACATTGTGCTTCTTATTGATGAGATGTCCCTAAAATCTAATCTGGTTTTTGATAAGAACAGTCATCAGCTAAGTGGGTTTGTTGATTTGGGAGACCCAGACCTGAATTTTGCTACATTACAAAAATGTGAGCTTGCAACTCATGCTCTTGTTTTCATGGTTCGTGGCATTGCAGCATCGCTTAAGTTTTCAATTGCATATTTTACCACCATTACTGCCACAGCAGTGCAgctatttagtttattttgggATTCAGTAtgcattttagaaaaaagatgTAATCTTTACCAAGTCTCTGTAGTGGCTGATGGTGCATCATCAAACCGAACAATGATTAAATTTCACCATTATATGTGTGGAGATATGATTACTcctgttatttttaaaacaataaatttgtaTGTCAAATATAGATACATATACTTTGTAGCAGACCCACCACACCTGATGAAAACTGCTCGAAATTGCTTATTAAACTCTGGCGCAGGAAAATGTACACGCTACTTGTGGAACAATGGAAAATACTTACTGTGGCAGCACATTACTCAATTCTATTATGAAGATTTCGACAATGGTTTAAAACTTATGCCTAAGTTAACTAATGAGCACATACACATAAACTCTTACTCTGCTATGACTGTAAAACTAGCTACCCAAATTTTAAGTCAAACCGTAGCATCTGTTTTGAAAACCTTTGGAACTGAGGAACATAAAGAGACAGctagtttttgtgaaaaaatggacATGTTTTTTGATTGTGTTAACAATAAATCTCTAGAAgaacataaaattaatataaaacctTTCCTTCAAAAATACACAGACCAAAATGATTTACGatttaatttccttttaaatgattttttggattattttaaagattggaAAAGATCTATAAATGAAAGAGTGGACAATACTTCTAGTTGCCAATACTCTTATGAGGCTAAGGCTAAAATGTTCATTTCACATCAGACTCATGAAGGCTTAATAATGACATGTAACTCAATTGTGGAAGTTACAAGGTTTCTGTTAGCAGAGGGTATGTCTTATGTACTTACTAATAGATTTTGTCAAGATCCATTAGAGAAATATTTCAGTGCTCAAAGACAAATAGGGCGACATTCAGATAACCCTGATGCTAAACAGTTTGGATACAATTCTAATGCAATACGCATCCAAAGAAGTGTTTCGCTTAACACTGGAAATACTAGAGgctcttatataaaaaaaaagtctttgatAAATGTGTCTGAAGATCTTATAccaaaaagaaagagaaaaaaaacatga
- the LOC101239621 gene encoding vacuolar protein sorting-associated protein 51 homolog isoform X2, whose product MDDEVFGDDDDASRRRKRGLLKMYYGTSQEAENKDPYDIDQAYFEHDAYLEKIFKEKTLHELMDKESEVVKQIRTLDSEMQTLVYENYNKFISATDTIKKMKSDFKRMEDEMNKLDSTLASVTEFSDKVNSALQDKRSHIAQLSGVHTLLLKLQFLFELPNRLNKCIEMKQYALAVRYYSKAQDVLNKYKHMPSFAGIHTDCEVIIQNLMKTLRSLLCNPDSTTRELTECVDLLLKLGEPNNILCDEFLTLARDKVGESLDSLRIKLTGDEEIERDDVLDFMDCGCNNFLGDISLVTASYHELFIKKYLNVSDLQNTAKEKLATFIMDHMAEFFKFVRKRLEREKQTNDSTVLVRALDKFYRKVQSVHQLIPESGMDRTAANIVAFSAHSLVAHCTEYCINQLLTIITDTRQALVTTKSNQSIIFDIFNQMFHTIEDLMKSVLLNLKAFVDPDIAFSTKPYFRGPFCIDDIREGLVVNFLKQLSERFDGFAHESSQNSSIPASLLLIMCKLSFVFMEKTIDQFLQNAESWFPVDDEIKQGCIITKTSTLQDMYKKTSHLLLNQYVSTQGLSISQMLRKSVETRDWLNTIEPRNVRAVMKRVVEDITIIDSQVGTLLAEGVRKAPSSDSSKRTHSILHTAQRNQMNYGKNLNIDTSLMSNIQKLFTERIEVFTAVDFNKISVLTGIIKIALKTLVECIRLRTFSKYGLQQIQVDTHYLQMYLWRFVHDENIVHFLLDEAINSAVHRCIEPEMMEPSVVEMICEKS is encoded by the exons atggaTGATGAGGTATttggtgatgacgatgatgCCTCTCGTCGCAGAAAGCGTGGTTTGCTTAAAATGTACTATGGTACTAGTCAAGAAGCAGAAAATAAAGACCCTTATGACATAGATCAAGCATATTTTGAACATGATGCTTATTTGGAGAAAATATTTAAGGAAAAAACATTACATGAACTTATGGATAAAGAAAGCGAAGTTGTTAAAc AAATCCGAACACTTGACAGCGAAATGCAGACGTTGGTTTACGAGAATTACAATAAGTTTATCAGCGCCACggatacaattaaaaaa ATGAAAAGTGATTTTAAACGAATGGAAGATGAAATGAATAAACTTGATTCAACATTAGCTTCAGTGACTGAATTTAGTGATAAAGTTAACTCAGCTCTTCAAGACAAAAGGAGTCACATTGCACAGCTTTCTGGTGTTCATACTTTGTTACTTAAG cttcaatttttgtttgaacTTCCCAATCGTTTGAATAAATGCATTGAAATGAAACAGTATGCTCTTGCTGTTAG ATACTACTCAAAAGCTcaagatgttttaaataaatacaagcaTATGCCATCATTTGCTGGAATACATACAGATTGTGAAGTTATTATCCAAAATCTTATGAAGACTTTGCGCTCTTTGTTATGTAACCCTGATTCCACAACTAGAGAGCTCACAGAGTGTGTTGATTTATTATTGAAGCTTGGAGaaccaaataatattttatgtgatGAATTTCTAACTTTGGCTCGTGATAAAGTAGGAGAGAGCTTGGACAGTCTCAGAATAAAGTTAACTGGGGATGAAGAAATAGAACGAGATGATGTACTTGATTTTATGGATTGTGGTTGCAACAACTTTCTGGGTGATATTTCACTTGTCACTGCTTCATACcatgaactttttattaaaaagtatttaaatgt GTCAGATTTACAAAATACTGCTAAAGAAAAGTTGGCAACTTTCATAATGGATCACATggctgaattttttaaatttgttcgCAAAAGACTTGAACGTGAG aaaCAAACAAATGACAGCACTGTACTTGTAAGAgcattagataaattttatcGCAAAGTGCAATCTGTGCACCAATTAATTCCAGAGTCTGGTATGGATCGAACTGCGGCTAACATTGTTGCATTTTCAGCGCATAGTCTTGTTGCTCATTGCACCGAGTATTGCATTAATCAGCTTTTAA ctaTTATTACTGATACAAGGCAAGCTTTAGTAACAACAAAAAGTAATCAatctattatatttgatattttcaatCAAATGTTTCATACCATTGAGGATCTAATGAAATCAGTACTTCTTAATTTGaagg catTCGTTGATCCTGATATTGCTTTTTCTACAAAACCATACTTCAGAGGTCCTTTCTGTATAGATGACATCAGAGAAGGTCTTGTGGttaactttttgaaacaacTGAGTGAACGATTTGAT GGATTTGCACATGAAAGCAGTCAAAATAGTAGTATTCCTGCTTCTCTACTTCTCATAATGTGCAAGCTATCTTTTGTGTTTATGGAAAAGACTATTGACCAGTTT ttacaaaacGCTGAATCATGGTTTCCTGTTGATGATGAAATCAAGCAAGGCTGCATTATAACTAAGACTTCAACACTGCAAGATATGTACAAAAAAACCTCACAt cttttattgaATCAATATGTAAGCACCCAGGGTCTTTCAATTTctcaa ATGTTGCGAAAGAGTGTTGAAACACGTGACTGGTTAAATACAATTGAACCGCGTAATGTTCGCGCAGTAATGAAAAGAGTAGTTGAAGACATTACTATTATAGACTCTCAA GTGGGAACATTATTAGCTGAAGGCGTTCGAAAAGCACCTAGTTCCGATTCTAGTAAACGGACACACAGTATTTTGCATACAGCGCAAAGAAATCAAATGAATTACgggaaaaa TTTAAATATAGACACCAGCCTTATGAGCAacatacaaaaattgtttaccGAACGCATTGAAGTGTTTACTGCAGTGGACTTCAATAAAATTTCTGTATTAACTggaattataaaaattgctttaaag aCGTTAGTTGAATGCATTCGTTTACGAACTTTCAGTAAATATGGTTTGCAGCAAATTCAAGTTGACACACATTATTTACAAATGTATTTATGGAGATTTGTGCATGATGAGAA catAGTTCATTTTTTGCTCGATGAAGCAATAAATAGTGCAGTACATCGATGCATCGAGCCTGAAATGATGGAACCAagc gttGTGGAAATGATATGCGAGAAAAGCTAA